Sequence from the Candidatus Poribacteria bacterium genome:
CCTTTAAGTTGCATCTCTTACTTCCTCCAACAGAAGCGTCTCAAGCGTTATTAACCTCTGGTGCGAGTTGGTGAGGATGTCTTTTCTACATCGTTTAAGTTGAAAATCCCGATTTGCCGGGGAGTTCATTAGTTCATTCATTCTTCTTACGTTCCACCTTTAGGATACACATGTCGCCCCGCTGGGGCTTTAGGGTATTTATTTATCTGTGTACTATAGACATGTCGCCCCTCTGGGGCTAAATGAACTGATAAACCAATGATTTTCACGTTTCACGCATTACGTTTCACGTTATCAACAGCTGTAGATTCACACCATCGGTTAGTCTATACCGAGTAGGTTTGCCAAGTGCCTAGACAGCCGTGTCCTCGGCGGACATGCAGTACCTTCTTTGCCGGTTCGGCGATGTAACCGGAGATCGAGTGCATGTTCTTTTCTCCGTGCCGACAGATACCGCCCGGATCGCCTTCGTGATCTGCAAGGATACCCTTCAGGGTTTCGACGGTAATCTCGCCCCAATTTTCTTGAATGAGCAGACGGATGCGGTCAAGTCGAGGGCAGGAGTCGGGCAGGGAGTGGGTTTCGTAACTCGCGAACGGAGCGGTCAGGTAGTGGTTGGTGTGCAGGCGACAGTCTGAATGTTCATCATCGAAGGGGACAATCCCTTCAGGGCGGATCTCGATATCGCCGATTTTACCTTCGCCATCGCAGATTACTGCGTTTGCCGCCGAGCAGGTACGGTGCTTCTTCAAGAGTTTAAGGCATCCTTCGAGGTGCCGCTGCTCTAGCATAACGCGCTTGAGGGGATAGTGGGGAACCCCCAGAGACCACTGAAAATCGTAGAGGGCGTTGGCGAAGTGGGCTAAGCCGTACTGGTTCATACCTGAATAGCCGAGCTGTCCGGCAAAGGTGAATATCAAGGCTCTAGGGCGACCATCGGTCGGCTTGACGTGAAGCAGAATCGCCACATCTGCGTATTCCGTTTCCAGATCCTGGTTTTGGCCTGCCAAGGGGAGCCCATCAGCGGTGGCGGAGCCTGTGAGGGCAAACGCCGTACAGCCCCCTTCGTGCACGCGGGCGGCTTCGGCACGTGCCTGACACAGTACTGCCTCTTCAAAGCTGATATCCGCTCCGTCGGCAAGTCCTCGAACCTCCTCCACGAAGGCGGGACTGAGTTTCTGCATCATGGGCAGAAAAGCCATCGCATTCTGGCACAGGAAGTCCATCGGTTTACCTGTCAACCTCTCGATCCATAACAGATACTTTTGGATAAGGTCAGCGGCTTGTGCACCGTGCTGGTAGCCTAGCTGATATGCGTCGCCGGAGACTTCAATTAAGGGAAATGTATGTTCCGTCATATCCTCTCCTCTGAAAATGGGCGGATTGGCGAATAGTAGAATCCGTCAAAAGGATAACCGATTTTGGGGTTGAGGGCAAGGATTTTTCTATAGACCCAATGCAAGATTTTCGCAAATCATCAATATGGCAACATGCCACCGGATACGTTGAGGGCTTGGGCGGTGATGTAGCTTGCGTCTGATGACGCTAGGTAGGCGATTAGGTTGGCGACATCTTCCGGCTGTTGGATACGTCCAACGGGGATGCGGGCTGCCGCTCGCTCCTTCACTGAACCGACTGGCACACCTTCCAACAGCGCGACTTCACGATCAATTAACTCCCACATTGATGTGTCCACAATGCCGGGACACACACAGTTGACGAGGATCCCATGCTCTGACAACTCTAAGCCGAACTGTTTGGTGAGTGCGACAACGGCGTGTTTGGTCGCAGCGTAGACGCCGAGCGGTGTGCCTTTGCCGGGCGCGACTTTGCCTGCGCCGGAGGCGTTGTTGATAATGCGACCTCCGTTGCCCTGAGCGATCATCTGTTGTGCAGCTGCTTGCGAACAGAATAACACGCCTTTGGCGTTCACGTTCATCAGTGCGTCCCATGCAGCTTCGTCGGTGTCCATTAGGGATGCGATGATTGCGATACCCGCGTTATTGACGAGAATATCTAACTTGCCAAACCGTTCAACTGTCTCGGACACCATTCGCTCGGTATCGGCTCTGTTTGTTACGTCCACTGTGAAGGCGTGGGCAGATCCGGCGGTTGCCTCAATTGCTTCGGCAACTTCTCTTGCGTTTGCTTCATTGATGTCCGCAACGGTGACACTCGCGCCTTCGTGAGCCAGTCGTAGGGCGGTTGCTCTGCCAATTCCGCGTCCGGCGCCCGTTACGATTGCCACCTGTCCATCGAGTTCGTACCTTGGCACTGTTTTCCTCCTTGTTAGTTGATTGATTTTGTAGTGTCTGATATAGATGTAACGCAAGTTGCTAGTTGTGGTCGTTCTGCCTGTCTGAATCAGGATTCTCCAGATTGAAGGATTTACAGGATAGAAAATGTGAAACATGATGCGTGATGCTTCCCTATATCCCCCAACCCGATCGTGCCCCTAGGCAGAATATCGATGTATCGGGAACGTAATCTTCGACAAGATTGCCCACCGGTACGATTCAGAGATTTGGCAGGGCCCTGACAGGTAAAAAAAATATTTTCAATGGCCTAGACGGGTATTCATAATTCGCGGGTGTGCCGCGAATCCCGATGGCCACTATACTTGAGCAGTTTTACATAAGTGTGCTATGCTAAACGGTTGCCTGTGAACGGCTTGCTGCCCTGCCAAATCAACATTAATTTGTGAGCAAGATTTCACTGAAAGGTTTGCTGCCCTGCTATATTCGCATTGATTTATGAGCAATACTCCACTGAAAAGTTTGCTAACCTGCCAAATCAGCAGTGATTTATGAGCAGCCTTCACATAAATTTCAACGTGCTCTAGCAACTTGCGTTAAAATTGACCCTTATATCCGTATGTCGGGCATCTCCTGATTTATCGGGAGGAGTTTGCGACTCCGTTCCGAACTCCTAATGGTATAATCGTGACATTTCAGGACTTACGCATTTCAGCACGTAGCGCGAGATTTTTGTATTTTTAACCCCCTAAATCCGCCCAACCCCCTAAATCCCCCTTGTCAGGGGGACTTGGGAAACTCAGGGGGACTTATGAACCAACTGCGTAAGTCCTGTATAGTTATATTCGGTGCATTTGAATAGGTTCATCGCTCTTATTATAACCTATTTTTTCACCATAAATGTAGGTTATCATACATTTTCTTTTTCAGAGGCTGTGTGAAAAATGGTCTGTTGCTGCTCGATTTGTGCTAACTATAGAAGGGACGGTCACCTGACAGGGATAGAAATCGGATTGACAATGTTTTTTGTGTGCGAATATTTCCTACACAACGAAACAATTGTGTGGTAAAATTTATAGCGATTATCGCCTTGGATTTTCTCCCACCAATGGAAAATTATCTGGCATTGAGATTAACGGTAGAATTTGTGCTATTTGTCTGAATCGCGGATTAAAACGGATTTAGCGGATTACGCGGATAAATGTAGGTTAGGTTGAGCGGTTAAGTCTGAACCGTAGATGTCGCAGATTGCGATTAGTGCCCCGATGCCATTGGGAGATTTCAAGTGATCTGAAGCCCAGTGATGCGGATTTGATAGTGGCTTCGAGGCTAGGAAGCCTCTCCCACGGTGGGACTCCTGACAACTCCCCCCCTCCGTTTGTAAACAACTGTTCTGGGGAAAGGTGGTAATAGTGAGATTCTCAGATATCCTTGGAAAATCGGGTATGACGAGCCTGAAGATTCCGCCCTCTTTTTTGCAAATGGAGTGGAATCCAAAAACAGCCGATAAAGACGCTGCTTGGGCACTGTATATCGAATTGCTTACAAGAATCACCACACAACCTTTGCCTACCGAGCACGGCGATGAGAAAACAGCATTAGACAGTGTCTACTCACTTTTTGCAGTTACGAGAGAAGTCATTAAAGAACAGGGACCGGATTGCATCAACTTCACAAAAATTGCAATTGTTGTGCTTAACCAAGTCATTCGTCCGTTTACTGCAAAGTGGCATCGAAAGAGCTTGGCAGGTGATTTTGAACAGGAATCGGAACGCGCCGCTTTCCGCGAAGAACTTGCTGCTCTCCAGGTGGAATTGCGCAAATATTCTCGAATGCTGGCAGATATCGCCGAAGTCGAAGATTTAACTGACTTAGAGGCGGTAGAGTAGTAGGGCACAAAGTATTCAGTAGCGGTTACCATTATACGAGATAATCGGTACACAAGGACAAATCCAAGTTGCATAAACTACTCAAGTAGGGCATAATTATTGTCCGAATCAGGATTTCCTGGATTCAAGGATTTTCAGGATAGGGTACGTGATGGGCGAAAATGGGGAAAGATTCGTTGGTGCATTTAGCCCCAGCGGGGCGATATGTGTATAGCCGAAGAATAGGCACCTCCTGCCAAGCCCCAGCGGGGCGACAGTTGCCATTTGTCTGAATCGCGGATTAAAACGGATTTAGCGGATTACGCGGATAAATGTAGGTTAGGTTGAGCGGTTAGATCTGAACCGTAGATGTCGCAGATTGCGGTTATTGCCCCGATGCCATTCGGAGATTCGAAAGGATTTGCATTGCAATGGCGCAGCATTTGAGATTGGCATCAAGGCTAAGAAGTCTCTCCCACAGTGGGAATCCTGATGTGTAGACGCATTGAAAGTTATTTATGAACACTCTTCATAGGAGTTACGCACTTCAGTAGTGAACAACGATCGTTGTTCGCTACGGGATCCGTGATGGTGCCCCTGCTGTAGTTGCCCGATTCATCGGGCGTTTGGAAGTTGTGTCCTACGGCGATGTCCTTGATGATGAGGACGATGAGGAACCGTATTTGATTTGTAGTGCCTAGCTTACTGTGAATTCTCCCAAACAGCAGAGCATGAAAAGTGGGCAGAGAAGAAATTGTTCAGAAATTTGAGTCCTTGAGACCATGGCAAAAATCGGGGAAAAGAGCACCACACAAACCCTTGTTGGTTCTGTATGCAATTAGAAGATTGCTACAAGATAGCAAACGCTGCCTTAGATACTCCGAGGTACATGAGAATCTTGGAAAATTACTGGAGGAGTTTGGCCCCACAGAAGCTAAGCCTAGACCATATTATCCGTTCTGGCATCTCAAAAATGATGGGGTTTGGGAGATACCCGATGCCAAGAAAATCCGCGAAACAGTCAGTGGAGACCCTTTTAAACGCGATCTGGATCATCACGATGTTTCTGGAGGTTTTCCCAAGGATATTGTCCATCAACTTCAAAAAGACTCCACATTGTCTCTTGAAATAATCCAGAGTCTGCTAGAGATTCATTTTCCTCATTCCATTCATGAAGATATTTTACAGGCTGTTGAAATTGATTCACCGCTCCAGATTTCTAAGCCACAGAGGCGAGACCCCAAGCGACGAAAGCGAGACCCTAGCTTTCGAGCGAATATCCTAAAAGCCTACGAATACAAATGTGCTGTCTGCGGCTTTGATGTGAAATTGGGGACCTCACCCATTGCGCTAGAAGCTGCCCATATCAAATGGTATACGCATCGTGGTCCCGATACGGAAGCGAATGGATTGGCTCTATGCTCACTACACCATAAGCTATTTGATCTTGGGGCGTTTACGCTGTCTAATCAATTAGCAATACTGGTATCAGAAGATGCTCGCGGTTCAGTGGGCTTTCAGGAATGGCTTATGAAGTTTCACGGTGAACAAATTAGCTTCCCTCAAAGGCCGTCCTATTATCCGGAAGTGGAGTTTATCGGTTGGCACGTTAAAGAGGTATTTAAAGGGGATTACCGTGAATTGTAACCGGCTCTGCAAAGCGTAATATCTTCAGACAAATTGAAAGATGAATATAAGCGCAACTCGGATTTGTTTCGTCTACAGATTCAGTCCACCAATCCATATTTGATTGGGCTATTTCACTCAAAATTGAGGAGAACTCGGTGAAAAAACTGACACTTTTCCTGCTTTTCTTTATATTAACAACATCTCTTGGGGCGGAGGAGGATGTAAAGGAAGCGGCAACTGAGAAGCCGAGCGAAAGCGGTGGTTTTGGGGGGCCGGTATTAAAGGTGACGCAGATCAACGATGTATTTGGCTTGATCGTTGGTGGTCGGGCAGGTTGGATTTACAAGCATAAGTATGCAATTGGAGGTGGCTTTTACGGCTTACTCAGAGACATAGAGGTAGAGACGTCTCGTTCTGCTGAACGTGAGTTTGAATTTGCTTATAGCGGACTGGAGTTAGAATATATTGTTGCGCCTAGTCAAGATATCCACCTCTCTGCCCAAACTTTAATCGGTTTTGGTGGGCTGACGGATCGGTATCAACAGGCTTATTATATAATTGATGACTATAATAGATATGGTGGGCCCGACGATAGTATCTTTATTGTTGAGCCACAACTCAATATAGTGTGGAATGTGAAAACCTATCTCCAAATCCATTTTGGAGGGAGTTACCGCTATATCCGTGGTGTTGGAATCGAAGGACTCGATAACTCAGATCTGAACGGATACTCGGTCGTAGTGACCTTTAGATTTGGTCGTAATGCGAAGGTAGAACCGCCTGATCAATCTGAGTATGAGGGCATCTACATATTCTGAAGGTTCATGTCAAAAGAAAGCGCAAAATGGGAAGAGACACCGAGTTTTTGTCAAAAACTTGGTTTCTTTGCACCAGCTCGGAACATTGCGCGATAGTCCGGGTGTTTTGTCGAGATATGAATCTCGACCTACAATAGACTTGCATATTTCCCCCCTGACCTGCTATCCGCCGCCTAGCTTTGAATTCCTACTAAATTAAGTTCTTCTGCCAAATGACATGCCACAAAATGACCGTCTGAAATCTCTTTTAGCTCGGGTTCTTCCTCTCTACATCTCGCTTCGGCATACCGACATCGGGCCTGGAAAACGCAGCCGGTAGGCAAATCACTCGGATCGGGTGGCGTGCCTTCGAGGATAATGCGATTGCGGCGACCGCGTTGGGTCAGTCGTGGCACGGCTGAATGCAAGGCTTCGGTGTATGGGTGGGTGGGGCGATGCAGCAGTTCATCGCGCTCGGCATATTCGACCAATTTGCCGACGTACATGACGGCGATGCGATCGGACACATAGCGGATTACCGCCATATCGTGCGAGATAAAGAGGTAGGAGAGACCAAATTCTGCTTGCAGCTCCTGCATCAGATTCAGGATTTGTGCCTGTACCGACACATCGAGGGCAAAGACAGGTTCATCTGCAACGATAAATTTCGGCTCGATGGAGAGCGCACGGGCGATACCAATTCGCTGCCTTTGACCCCCACTGAAGCTGTGTGGGTAGCGGCGCAGGTGTTCTTTTTGGAGCCCTACTTGTATCAGGAGATTTTCAGCCTTCGCTTCCCGTTCTTGGCTTGTCCCGATGTCGTTGCAAACCAACGGCTCAATCACGTTGTCTAGGACCGTCATCCGCTCGTTTAATGAAGCAAATGGGTCCTGAAAAATCATCTGCATGTTGACACGGACTTGGCGCATCTCGCGGTGGGACAGTTCAAACACAGAGAATTTTTCATCCCCATCGTGCAGGATAACCTCACCGCCCGTCGGTTCATAAAGCCGGAGGATGGTGCAGCCTAAAGTGGACTTGCCACAGCCGCTCTCGCCCACAAGCCCCAAGGTTTCGCCTTCATTGATTGTAAGACTGACTCCATTGACAGCTTTGACGTAGCCGATAGTCCGTCGTAGGAAGCCCTCTTGGATGGGGAAAAACTGGCGTAAATCTCGAACTTCTAGGAGGGGGTTTCCGTTTTTATTCATTGTGGGGATATTAGTTCATTGGTTCATTGATGTTGGGTTTCACTGTCGCTATTTGTAGGAATGCGATGTTGACAGCCAAGCGTCTATTGGCCTTGATAGCGAGGGGCTTTTGACCGTTCAACCCAACCTACGATACTGGTGAATTTTAGGTGTCGGTTACTTCTCGTGTCACGGCGGCAGTAGGTTTAATGGTTTGGGAATTTTGTTCAAACTGTGCTAGTTCTTCATTTGACCTACTCCCAACCCTCAAGGATTGGGATTCTCGCATTGCTTTGAGAATATCCGTCTCCCGTATAGACACACGGNNNNNNNNNNNNNNNNNNNNNNNNNNNNNNNNNNNNNNNNNNNNNNNNNNNNNNNNNNNNNNNNNNNNNNNNNNNNNNNNNNNNNNNNNNNNNNNNNNNNNNNNNNNNNNNNNNNNNNNNNNNNNNNNNNNNNNNNNNNNNNNNNNNNNNNNNNNNNNNNNNNNNNNNNNNNNNNNNNNNNNNNNNNNNNNNNNNNNNNNNNNNNNNNNNNNNNNNNNNNNNNNNNNNNNNNNNNNNNNNNNNNNNNNNNNNNNNNNNNNNNNNNNNNNNNNNNNNNNNNNNNNNNNNNNNNNNNNNNNNNNNNNNNNNNNNNNNNNNNNNNNNNNCAACGCAAAACCGTGCTAAAGCAATCTGTATCCAAAGCACAAATGCTTGGGCTTTAGACCTAAAGGATTTTTTGGTAAACGGCTAATCATTTTTTTGAGGCTGGCGCGAGAGTATTTCTGGTTGGGGTAGGGTTGACGTTTCTCTACTTTTTCTAACCGTTTCTCTAGCTCTCTAGTTGCTCTTTGATTATTTTGTGTTCTTGGTTGCTTTGAATCATAGTTGTACCTCCACGATTCCCTTGCGTCGGCCATCAAGCACCTGTAGGTCGAGATTCACATCTCGACACTAAACCGTCGATTTTGGAAAATCGACCTACAGAATTCGGAATCATATCAAGTGCGTCAAGAGTTGTTCAGGTTGTCAAACGTTAGCCTCCTCCAGCAACTTGGATTAAATTTACTCGTTACCGTAGAGATAACAAGCAACAAAGTGGTTGGGTTCTGTCTCAATGATTGGGACCGGTTTCGGTGCGTCGCAGATACCGGGCATGAACTCGGAGCAGCGGGAGGCGAAAACACAGCCCGGCGGCAGGTCCCTAGGGCTGGGAACAACGCCCGGAATCGGCACGAGTTTTTCGAGGGGACCGTCCACGCTGGGGATAGATCGCCACAGTCCTTGGGTGTAAGGGTGTAGCGGATTATCAAAAATTGCATCGGTTGTGCCAAACTCAACCCGTTTGCCAAGATACATGACCGCAATGTCATCTGCCATCTCCGAAACAACCGCCAGATTGTGCGAGATGAGCATGATTGCCATCCCTGTTTGTGCTTGCAGATCGGTCAGGAGTTCCAGAATCTGTGCTTCGATTGTGACATCGAGCGAGGTTGTCGGTTCATCGGCAATCAGGAGCATGGGCGAGCAACAGAGTGCCATGGCAATCATAGCGCGTTGGCGCATGCCGCCGCTAAACTCATGAGGATAGGCGTCAATACGTTGTTCTGGATTGGGAATACCCACTTGACGTAACAGGTCAATTGCTTGATCGCTTGCCTCGCTCTTGTCGGCTGCCTTCTTATGGATTAGAATTGTCTCCGTAATTTGTTCGCCAATCGTATGCAGGGGACCAAATGAGGTCATCGGTTCTTGGAAGATCATGCCGATGTCGTCTCCCCGGATATTTCGCATCGCTTCTTCTGTAGGTTTGAGTTTAGTGAGATCAATGACCTCGCCGTCTCGGTACAGCAGGATTTCACCATCAACAATCTTGCCGGGCGGAGACGGGATAAGCCTCAGAATCGAATGGGCTGTGACTGACTTACCGCAACCGCTCTCGCCGATTACCCCCAAAGTTTTGCCGCGCGAAATCG
This genomic interval carries:
- a CDS encoding ATP-binding cassette domain-containing protein, coding for MNKNGNPLLEVRDLRQFFPIQEGFLRRTIGYVKAVNGVSLTINEGETLGLVGESGCGKSTLGCTILRLYEPTGGEVILHDGDEKFSVFELSHREMRQVRVNMQMIFQDPFASLNERMTVLDNVIEPLVCNDIGTSQEREAKAENLLIQVGLQKEHLRRYPHSFSGGQRQRIGIARALSIEPKFIVADEPVFALDVSVQAQILNLMQELQAEFGLSYLFISHDMAVIRYVSDRIAVMYVGKLVEYAERDELLHRPTHPYTEALHSAVPRLTQRGRRNRIILEGTPPDPSDLPTGCVFQARCRYAEARCREEEPELKEISDGHFVACHLAEELNLVGIQS
- a CDS encoding ABC transporter ATP-binding protein, with amino-acid sequence MPEDNTEDLILEIKNLKTHFTLDTGTIRAVDGVDLTISRGKTLGVIGESGCGKSVTAHSILRLIPSPPGKIVDGEILLYRDGEVIDLTKLKPTEEAMRNIRGDDIGMIFQEPMTSFGPLHTIGEQITETILIHKKAADKSEASDQAIDLLRQVGIPNPEQRIDAYPHEFSGGMRQRAMIAMALCCSPMLLIADEPTTSLDVTIEAQILELLTDLQAQTGMAIMLISHNLAVVSEMADDIAVMYLGKRVEFGTTDAIFDNPLHPYTQGLWRSIPSVDGPLEKLVPIPGVVPSPRDLPPGCVFASRCSEFMPGICDAPKPVPIIETEPNHFVACYLYGNE
- a CDS encoding glucose 1-dehydrogenase, which gives rise to MPRYELDGQVAIVTGAGRGIGRATALRLAHEGASVTVADINEANAREVAEAIEATAGSAHAFTVDVTNRADTERMVSETVERFGKLDILVNNAGIAIIASLMDTDEAAWDALMNVNAKGVLFCSQAAAQQMIAQGNGGRIINNASGAGKVAPGKGTPLGVYAATKHAVVALTKQFGLELSEHGILVNCVCPGIVDTSMWELIDREVALLEGVPVGSVKERAAARIPVGRIQQPEDVANLIAYLASSDASYITAQALNVSGGMLPY
- a CDS encoding HNH endonuclease gives rise to the protein MGREEIVQKFESLRPWQKSGKRAPHKPLLVLYAIRRLLQDSKRCLRYSEVHENLGKLLEEFGPTEAKPRPYYPFWHLKNDGVWEIPDAKKIRETVSGDPFKRDLDHHDVSGGFPKDIVHQLQKDSTLSLEIIQSLLEIHFPHSIHEDILQAVEIDSPLQISKPQRRDPKRRKRDPSFRANILKAYEYKCAVCGFDVKLGTSPIALEAAHIKWYTHRGPDTEANGLALCSLHHKLFDLGAFTLSNQLAILVSEDARGSVGFQEWLMKFHGEQISFPQRPSYYPEVEFIGWHVKEVFKGDYREL